The Vicia villosa cultivar HV-30 ecotype Madison, WI unplaced genomic scaffold, Vvil1.0 ctg.000077F_1_1, whole genome shotgun sequence genome segment ATATTCTCTCTGAGAGTATACTTCTTTCTCTGAGACATTATAAAAAGGCGGATAAATAAGACAAGCACATGGATCAAGTAAAACACATAGTAAGATTCCTAACTCAGTTCTTATGAAAAAGAAAATTCCTTTAGAAAagagttttgtaaaaatatcatcCAATTGATTAGATGAGGACGCAAACTCAATTACTAAATCCCTTTTTTAGACATGACCCTTAATAAATTGGTACATAATCTCAATGTAAAAATAACACTAAATgtagtttttaaattaaataggTTTTATTTTAGGGAAATGCTCAATCCACTTTTAGTGTGTCCACTACATcctcaaaatttttaaaatattcctAACATTTGGAAATGCATGTTCCAACGTATTTTTTTTAAACACAAATTGATTTATTTATAGATGCATCTTCAGACACTAAAAACATTTATAAGAATTAATTGTGTTATGAAAAAACACATAAGGGTGGAACATAAGAATGAAATGCGCATTCCCCTTATTTTATCTCTTTTGAGCCTATGAAAAGGTTAAagctttatattttttattatttgtattgAGAAATGCAGATAAAGTCatgatcatttttctttttatcgaTAGCATTTGTATGGTTTCCATATACTTCCTatgtcccaaaataaatgtcacatttggaaaaaaaaatttgtcccaaaataagtgtcacaaTCAACTTTTTATCCAAATAGTTCCAATATTACCCCTAataattattctattttatttttgtaggatagctttttttcaaaatataattaatgaaaaagaataaaaatgaaCCTTGAGCAATGCACGTATTTATTATTTGTAGTCTTTACATGTAAGGTTAATTTGTAACATGATATAAAGGATTGGATGTACCTGTTGGAATGAATAATGGGAATTATGCAATGTCTCTTTTATCACATGCATGCGCCATCATATTCTCTTTTTTCTAGATTCTAGTTTTAGATTCAACCACTATGCAACAAATGGATAATCTCCTAAATACTTCATAGGCTCCAAAAAAACTTCAAAGGGTTTAGGTAAGGCCCTTACttgtattaataataataataacaacctgTTTCTATTTAAGATGAGTCCTTGTAGGATAAATGTGAGTTGCACAATCATTGGTGTTACATGAACCGTATGAAATGATcacttatatttttttagatgCACACAGAAGAGATTAATTTACGAACGAAAAGTTACAAATTGCAGAAAATCATTACAAATCCGACACTGCATCTCTTTAGGTTTTTACatatattccaattcaaaagtgTTACATCACCTGGTGTGATGATAAACTAGACGACATGAAGCATTACAATTTAGTAGCTTGCGTACATATCTGTCTTTCATCTTGGAGCAAGATAACGTTAATCATATATACTACTCATCTTTGGCTACTACTACTTCTGGATCCAACTCGTTGAAAACTTTGATCACATGAGACTTGATAATTATAATTTTGATATCTACTTCTTTCCAATAGCAATATACCTATAAATTTTGATTAGTGAGACACATTTAATTATATGCTCCCTATTTTAACATTAgtgttattttaataaataaaatttattttaaaaatacgaGCTCAAATGTTATGAATATTTCTTTGTAAATTATCTTAAATACATATGAGGGTATTACTTCTactatcatttttaaaaaaaattgttgttcgAGTTAGAGCAttcttaaaaaaaactttatttctAAAGAAATTAGTGAGAGGAAATTAAAGCTTCAAGAAATTCAAGAGTCagaaagcaagaatcacaaagcaAGAATTTCAAAGTAGTGACAAATTTATGGAGAAACAAGTGTCCGAAACACATGAAGTTGTGGAAGAGAGCAATCTCCTATAGTAACACAAGACTAATGTAGGTTAATCATGATGCATTACTAACATGAGAGATATGAATATCTCATAACTAAGGAAAATGATGTATAACTCATGGATCAAGATGAGCATGTGACCTACTAACAAGATATCATTGGTCTTGAGTCTGAGAAGTGGCTAGAGGTCGTAAAATCTAAAATGAATCTCATATACACAAATCATGTTTGAgtcttggaagagttttctgaaagAGTTAATCGTATATGATACAAGTGGGTCTTCAAAAAAATAACTAACATGGATGATTAGGTATAGGCGTGGTAAAATGAACCAGATTCATTGGGCAATGTCTGTTTTGCccgcacttttttgcggggcggactAAGGTTTTAAGCCCGCACCCACACAGTTTCAGTTTCGATCTGCCATTTTTTTGCGTGCTATTGCGTGGAGGGCCTAAACGAAGCGGACATGTCCGTTTTCCACCCCTAGTTAGGTACATACCTATAAGACATAACTAGTTGATAAATAGATATAAACAATTTCATAATGTAAACTACGATGATTCCTTTTCACCAATTACAATGTTCAAATTTGTTTGAATTTTACTTGCTATCACTGCACATCATGATTACAAAATATAGAAAATGAATGTCAAAATTGTTTTTCTTAATGGGAATCTCATTGATCATCATACAACATGAAGGTTTTGGCATTCTAGAAGAAGTAAAAAAGATATGCAAGTTATAATCAATCTATAGTTTGAAGCAAGCTTCGAGAAGCTgaaattttcgttttgatgaAAATGTAAAATTGTGTTTCATTAATAATGAACACGAGCCTTGTATATACAAGAAAGTTAGTGAGAACATGATTCTATTTCTGGTATTATACGTATATGACAAATTACTCATTGGAAACAATGTATCTACCTTACAACAAGTAAAAATCAGGCTAGAGAAATGCTTTTCTATGAATGACTTGGTGGAAGCAACCTATATATTAAGAATCATTATCTATAGAGATAGATCATAGATTTTTTTGTCCTAATTAGAGTACATACATAGACATATAAGTGAGACACATTTATATGCATGATTCCAAGAAAGGATTCATATCTATGCAACATGGCCCATGTTTATCAAAAACACAATCCTCTTCAACCAAGGAAGAAAGAGATCACATGAATAATATCCTATATGCATCTGCAATAAGATATATCACGTATGTCATGTTATGTACTCAAATAGATGTCTCATATATTTTAAGTGCAACAAGTCAATACTAGTTTGATCTCATGATATGAATTGAGTTGTTGTCAAGAATATCCTTAAGTACTTGAGAAATACTAATGACTCATTCTTCATATATGGAGGTCAGGAAGAACTTGTTGTAGTAGGATACACTGACACTAGCTTATAACAAATAAAGATGATTTTAGATTGCAACCTGAGTATGTGTTTTTCTTAAATGGTGGGGTGTAGCTAGAAAAGCTCAAACTAGGATACACTTGTTAATTCTATAATCGAGGCTGAGTTTATTGCTTCCTCAAATTCAACAAACAAAGTTGTTtggatcaagaagttcataagTGAAATCAGTATGGTCAATAGCATTGTGGATCCCATTGGTATTTATTGGGATAACAATGGTACCATCACACAAGTTAAGAAGTCTAGATCTCACCAAAATTCTAAACACATAGCCGATATCACCTCATTTGATAGATAATAGATAAAGGAGATGTGAAGATATGCAGAGTAAAAAATACTTGAAAATGTCTTAAACCCATTAGTCTCTTGCGCAACAGAAGTATGATGGTCATACTAGATTTATTAGTATCTGGTGCATGCCTAATTGTCTCAAGTGATACTGGGAGATTGTTGGTGTAAGCCTTAAATGTGGAGTTGGGTAATTTATTGTCTTTGAAGCATTGGGTGTAGTCAAATGACCTTTGACGGATACTCCATAAATCATATTGAGAGATATGATTGACCAAGATGGAATTTCTCCATCATACGTAACATGATAAATCTCTAAGTGCCCAATATTAAACTGGACAAGGTTGACACTGTGAATGTCTTGTGCTCAATATAGACATGAAGTAATTGTACACATAAACATTATCACATAAAGGTTTTGTAAGATTACTTGATACTTTTGTGTCTTGGATAACAACGATATGTTGTTAGATTCCAGTTTATGATATTAAATGCGTGAGTTTATGTAATTGTCAATGTTAGGAGAATCTAAAGGATGACACATATAAGAATATATTAAtgagagataaaataaataaagcttATTTAATTGTGCAGTCTTGCGATGCACTAGTACAAATTAGATAAATTTGGTATACCGTAAGGTACAATAATCTTAAATGTAATACAAAACAGCGTAAGTTATGATGTACTTAAGTGCAATACAGAACACCATAAAGTATTTTCTATTTCTATTCATTAGAGACTCAAACATCTTATCCTCTCAATATATTAATAACTTAATCACAACTAAATCAAAGGAAAAATGCTGATAATTGATAAATAATAGTTCAGCCGCTCACAGCCTCTATTGGTTGCCTCTCAGATAAGACAGAACCTGAATATCATCATTTTCCTTATAGTATATGGTAGCCAACTGGTCATATGATCCTGCCAAAGATAGTTGTTAAAATTGGCATCCCAAGATAAATATATACTGCTACCATACCATAAAGTCGACTTATTCCCTTAGAAAAGATACATGTCACATTCTCATACATATTTAGCAGTGGAATCATGTGAAAAGACAAACCAAGGTAAAGTTATTGCTTAGAATTATGTATAGTTTGTCTTATTGCTTAGAATTATGGAGAATCCTGTGTCTCTCagacaaaaatataaaaacaaaatgttaCCGTCTTGCCgttttttgtttgataagatttgaTATACATAAAAACAAATTTGATGTTAACTATACCATTATAATAGTTTTGTTTTTTACTACTATAACAATTCAAATACTTATTGGAAAAGATTCTCTttataatcaataaaaaaaaccGTAAGATGAATATTGTTCTCACTAATGTGTTGATATAAATGGTGGACGGTCTGATAGAAGGTAACTCATTAGAACTTCATCTAATATCTCATCCAGTATGAGACTCTTtaacattattttttaatattatatgcaTTGAAATTTGTAAAATAGCAAATCAAACACATTCTGATAAGCTTTTAATGCCTTAATGTTGGACttcacttttttctttttatatcaaTCAGTCCTTAAATGACATGGTGCAACATATGAATTATGTATCATGAAAATGTTTAAACCATCTGCAGCTCTATAGTAGAAGAAGTAAAAATGGAAGAAGAGATCAAGAAGAGCCTTTTGCAGCATCAAAACACATCAGAAGATGAGGAAGAGCCATTAAGGAAAAGAGTATGGCAAGAAAGCAAGAAGATGTGGGTAGTAGCAGGCCCTGCCATATTCAATAGGTTTTCAACATTTGGAATCACTGTAGTTAGTCAATCCTTCATTGGTCACATAGGTTCCACTGAATTAGCTGCTTATTCCCTTGTTATGACTGTTCTAGTCAGATTTGCAAATGGTGTTTTGGTAAGTCAATTATTCCTCAATCTACGAATATAAAAAACCATAACGTCGCGTACTCGCAGATACAATTGTGGTTGATATTGCAGAGAATCGTGATCAAATATCACTTCTACGATCTCAATCACAATTGTACTATATATATAGACATCAAAAACCACGATGTCGCAGTCTCATGTATCGTTGTCAGGGACGATTTTATAAAACCCTGTTTCAACTAATAAGGCTCATGTTGTTATATTTTGCATGTTGAAAATTGTAGTTGGGTATGGCAAGTGCATTGGAAACTCTATGTGGACAAGCCTATGGTGCAAGACAATATGATATGCTTGGAGTGTATCTTCAAAGATCATGGATAGTTTTATTCTTGACCTCAATTCTTCTTCTTCCTATTTACATTTTCACCACTCCAATTCTAGAGGCACTTGGCCAAGATAAAAACATTGCACAAGTTGCTGGAAGCATTTCTTTATGGTCAATAGGTATCATATTTGCTTTCGCAGTGTCATTCACTTGTCAAATGTTTCTACAAGCACAAAGCAAGAACAAGATTATCGCTTACCTCGCGGCCGTTTCGATTTCAATTCATGTCTTTATGTCATGGCTTTTAACTGTTAAGTTCAAATTTGGACTTAATGGTGCAATGACATCAATCATTTTGGCACATTGGATACCTAATTTGGGTCAGCTTGTTTTTATCATGAGAAAGTGTCCTGATACATGGAAGGGTTTCTCCTTTTTGGCTTTCAAAGATCTTTGGCCTGTTATCAAGCTTTCTTTGTCTTCTGGAGCTATGTTATGGTAAGAGTTTGAGCAAATATTGTTGCAGAAAAAGATTCATATGACTGACATAAAGATATGGTTTCTTTTTACAGTCTTGAAATATGGTACAATACAGTTTTGATTCTTCTAACAGGGAACATGGAAAATGCTGAGATTTCCATTGATGCTTTGGCCATATGGTACTATATCTCTTGCTCTCATTCTTACTTTGTTGCTTCAAAATTTAGCATTAAGGGACACCATCCACCTACTTCAAAAATATTGAAAATCTTTTGATATAATCAAATTATCATTTTTGCAGCCTCAACATCAATGGTTGGGAAATGATGATAGCTCTTGGTTTCTTTGCTGCAGCTAGGTACTTACATTGTTATCACAATCTCATATTTCTTGAAAATATgtctaatttatataaaatataaaggaATTAAAtatagtaatttaaaaaaaaaatcagtatCAATGGGTGGGAAATGAGAATTTTTTCCCCACATGCCACGTCTCTGAAATGTTATTCTCCAATTGCCACAAGTTGAAATTAAATTCCCAGATTACCACACCGTGAGACTCTTGTCTCCAAACCAAATGGCGACATGGTGGGCCCCCTCTGACCATGAGGGCATGTCTCCAAGCCAAATGGCGACATGGTGGGAATTAGAGATCCTTAGTATGTTTGAAGGTGAATTTGTCTCAAATTACTTTGCAGAACTCTTGCAATTTTTTAGAAGACGACTGGTGATGTGAAGAAGGCATATAAAATCTTGGATGTTGAGAAAATCTTATGGTCTATGACTGCAAGATTTGATTAAGTTGTGTGCACCATAAAAGAGTCAAATGATATCCCTGCCTTATACACTAATGAATTgcagaaaaatatttttgtgcATGAATAAAGAATTAAGACAGACAAGGACAAAGATAAGGAGAAGACCCTCAAGATGTCTAACTCTGGTAGAGGTTATGTCTAACTCTAATAGAGGTTATGGTCGTGGTAGAGGTCATAGGAATTAAGAAGACGTAATAGATATAGACAAGCAAAGATGTTTGTAAAATTCTTCAAGTGTCACATGCTTGAACACTATCAGAATGAATGTTTTAGTTGGAGGAAAATTACTAATTTTGTTGAGTTCGATGATAGTGAAGAATTGTTGCTCATGGCTTAGAGTATTTGGATGCCTAGAATATGCTCATGTGTCAAATGTTCAACGAAATAAACTAGATCCAAAAGGCATCAAGTGTTGTGGTTATACCACACCACTCCTCATTCAATTACCATAGAAACTCCTTTCACCCTAGTGTATGGGGCCGATGCAATGGTGCCTGTCGAAATCGACACGCTTCCATGGAGACGTTCTCAATTCAATGAAGAGGAGAACGAGGTAGGGTTAAGATGTGTCATTAATATAATTGATGAGACAAGAGGCATCACTCATATTCGAGAGTTATCCGCTATACATAGGGCAAATAGAGGATATAACTCTGAGGTGATCTAAAGAGAGGTGTAAGAAGGTGATTTAATGTAGCGATAAGTCATTGTCCCTGCCCAATAGGGAAAATTAAACCTTAATGGGAGAGACCGTATCACATATACGAGGTGTTGCCTTACATAGCTTAAAATCTCGAAGATTTGGATGGACGACTCATTCCCAAAACTTGGAATTCATCCAATTTGAGATATTATTATAGTTTATAGGTAGGAAGACAAGTCACATATTTATGAATTCTCttgtaaaaaaatcaaatatttacaaCATATTGTTATGTGGCTTTCAAATTAAATTGTTGTACGTCCACAAGAAGATCACTATCGCCTTACGAAGTAATTAAATTGTTTGACTTCTTCAAGAACATCCTTCTAGGCCTGTAGGGTAATTAAATTGTTAGATTTCCATGTGAAGATTTATGCCACCTCACAGGGTAATTAAATTGATGGACTTCCATAGGAAGATCCTTGCCGCCTACGGGTTAATTAAATTGTTGGACTTCCACCAGAAGATCATTGCCGTCCTACGGAATAATTACATAGTTGGACTTCAACAGGAAGATCCTTGAGGGACTCAACTAAGTCATGTCTGATGGACTCAACTAAAACTCGTTAGGTAGACTCGACTAAGACTCTCATGAGGGGCTTAAGTAAGTCTCATCAGGAAGACTCAATTAAGTCTCGCTTGAGGGATTCAACTAAGTCTCGTCTGAGGGACTCAACTAAGTCTCGTCCAGAAGACTTACCTAAGCCTAGAGAATTGAAAACATGTATAAAGTCTTGATAAGACTCCTataaaacacccaataaacacCCAAAGGTGAGTAACAAAACTACAACACTTCGGCCTCTGCGAGCCCTCGTGCTTGAGGGACTGTGTAGTGATGTAGTTGGAAGTGACCATGAGAGGGGGTGGGGGGCGTCCTAGGAATATATTACGCCTGTTGTTCCTTAAAGATCGCCCATTTGTTGGTTTGAGCGTCCCTCTTTTGGATAGGGCACCCTTTCTTCGGATTTGTCACCCAAATCTCCCATGCCTCTGTCCATAGTGCATGACCATGTGGATAACACATATTTGATCAATAACGGTGCATTTGTAATTTTATAAATTACACATAGGTATGATATGCCACttccttagagtgtgtttggatgaggtaattagaaattttaaagtaatttaaaattcaaagcaattcaaatgattcaattcaaattcattcatttttaaattgttttgtttggatggagtattaagataattcattgttagatttttggtgtcattttgtataaaatttaaattttttggaccaaattaaaaaatgaaaaagtagggactaatttgtaatttttaaaaatttgaaggactaaattgtaaaatttaaaaattattaaggaccatttgcaattttttaaaaatttttggggtcaattttataattttgaaaaatatgaggatcaatttgtaaattttgaagaaataataataacaaatacattctatggaacatgagaggaatttcaaattctttagtttttggtgttatttcaaaatgattaaatttaacttagatgaaatacttcataaatttccatcattttaacaattcttcatttttgtatccaaacaatggattttggtcaaatcattttaaattctctcaaaacattactttccctcattaaaatgctccatccaaacacactcacAAAAGAAATACCTGTTGACTTGATCCATTGTAGATCACAAGATAAATTTTTAGACATATAATGTAATTTGTAAAGTCGGGATTAATTTGCTTGTGTGTTATGTTAAGTTGAATGCTAATTGTTTAGTGATGTTTGGTTTAAGGGAGAAATTATTAGGATTAAAGTAATTAGTCAGTTGGTTAGTTAGTTACTTGTTTATGAAATAACTACCTGTGTTTCAAACTATCTTTTAGCCAACAAGTTTTGGTGCCTACTATGACAACTTATATATATTCATGTATCCATAATCTTAATAATTGAGATTTATAATTTTACCACAAAGTTTTCACTAACACTCTCACCAACACAATAATAGTAATTTAGTATAAAAACATAAGcattaactattttttttctttataataaaGTTTATTGAGAAGTGTCTCCCAAGTATAATAGTAAAAAATTGAAAGAGGTTCGTATCGAAAATTTTCTATTTCTTAGCACTTATTGTTTGTGAGAAGTTTATTTTCAGCACTAAATATTTGACAAAATTACATGTATTACTTTCTTTATTCAAAGACTTTACAACACCAATGGTATTTACAAAGCATTAAAATGTTGATGGTATACTTGTTTTACTCTCTATTTTGCAGTGTTAGAGTGTCAAATGAACTTGGAAGAGGGAGTTCAAAGGCAGCAAAATTTTCCATTGTTATAACAGTGCTCACATCATTTTCCATTGGATTTGTGCTATTTGTGATCTTTCTAATCTTAAAGGAAAAACTTGCTTACATTTTCACACCAGACCCTGATGTGGCTAAAGCAGTTGGAGATCTATCACCTTTGTTGTCATTCTCCATATTAATGAATAGTGTCCAACCGGTACTCTCTGGTAAATATTTAACATCATCAACGATTCTTACATGCATTTTCGCCCGTTTATTAGATATCAGACAACTAGATCGTTTTAATTTTTCAGAGGCCTTGGTTCGGTTAACCATAGTTTAAGTGTGACAAATCTAATAAGATCCATTTAAACGTGTCAAATTTTAGACTTGTGCGGTAGCCcgccttgcacgccctcaaatACATCCCTGTTAGACGATTAATATTACGACAAAAAATCCAAATTGAAATACTAATGTTGTGAATATATAGGAGTTTCTGTTGGAGCTGGGTGGCAAAAAGTTGTAGCATATGTAAACATAGGCAGCTATTACCTTATTGGTATTCCTATTGGACTATTACTTGGTAATATTCTCCATTTACAAGTTAAGGTAATTCATTTATCTTTGAACAAATGTGAAGAGTGAAATATtatttcaataaatttaaatGATTCAAAGAGAGAGTAGTGTTAAATATGGTATATTTTTGCAGGGTGTTTGGATTGGAATGTTGTTTGGAATTTTTGTTCAAACAATAATACTTATCACAATCACATTTAAAACTGATTGGGACAAACAGGTAATTAATTGGTTTACTAAGGTTCTATGAGTATGAAATTGATATTGATTTTTTGAAGTGAAGAAACTAAAATTTATATGTGGATTTTGCAGGTTGAGATTGCTCGAAATCGTGTTAACAAATGGGCTGTAGTAGAGAATGTTGAATCAAACGACACATCAAATATATCTAGCTAAATAATAACATGg includes the following:
- the LOC131623677 gene encoding protein DETOXIFICATION 21-like isoform X2 gives rise to the protein MEEEIKKSLLQHQNTSEDEEEPLRKRVWQESKKMWVVAGPAIFNRFSTFGITVVSQSFIGHIGSTELAAYSLVMTVLVRFANGVLLGMASALETLCGQAYGARQYDMLGVYLQRSWIVLFLTSILLLPIYIFTTPILEALGQDKNIAQVAGSISLWSIGIIFAFAVSFTCQMFLQAQSKNKIIAYLAAVSISIHVFMSWLLTVKFKFGLNGAMTSIILAHWIPNLGQLVFIMRKCPDTWKGFSFLAFKDLWPVIKLSLSSGAMLCLEIWYNTVLILLTGNMENAEISIDALAICLNINGWEMMIALGFFAAASVRVSNELGRGSSKAAKFSIVITVLTSFSIGFVLFVIFLILKEKLAYIFTPDPDVAKAVGDLSPLLSFSILMNSVQPVLSGVSVGAGWQKVVAYVNIGSYYLIGVPFGLLLGHYLHLQVKGVWIGMLFGIFVQTVVLIIITYKTDWDNQVVVARNRVNRWAIVEKDESIDASSVSR
- the LOC131623677 gene encoding protein DETOXIFICATION 21-like isoform X1; translated protein: MEEEIKKSLLQHQNTSEDEEEPLRKRVWQESKKMWVVAGPAIFNRFSTFGITVVSQSFIGHIGSTELAAYSLVMTVLVRFANGVLLGMASALETLCGQAYGARQYDMLGVYLQRSWIVLFLTSILLLPIYIFTTPILEALGQDKNIAQVAGSISLWSIGIIFAFAVSFTCQMFLQAQSKNKIIAYLAAVSISIHVFMSWLLTVKFKFGLNGAMTSIILAHWIPNLGQLVFIMRKCPDTWKGFSFLAFKDLWPVIKLSLSSGAMLCLEIWYNTVLILLTGNMENAEISIDALAICLNINGWEMMIALGFFAAASVRVSNELGRGSSKAAKFSIVITVLTSFSIGFVLFVIFLILKEKLAYIFTPDPDVAKAVGDLSPLLSFSILMNSVQPVLSGVSVGAGWQKVVAYVNIGSYYLIGIPIGLLLGNILHLQVKGVWIGMLFGIFVQTIILITITFKTDWDKQVEIARNRVNKWAVVENVESNDTSNISS